Within the Dehalococcoidia bacterium genome, the region CCGCTAACTGGCTCTGAGCCTCGGAGCAGAGGATTTCCTCCATCCAGACACTACTCTGGCGCCGATTCTTGCCGACTATTTAGCAGAGGCAAGACGCCAGGGCCGTCTCCGGCCCGTTTCTGCTTGAGGAAGGTCGGAAAATGCTCATCCTGACGCGCAAGATCGACCAATCGATCATCATCCAGGGCAACATCACCGTCATGGTGCTTGGCGTCGAACGCGACAGGGTGAAGCTCGGCATCGCCGCCCCCGACGACGTAACCGTGCTCCGAGAGGAGCTGGTCGATGCGGAGAACGCCCCTCAACCCCTCCGGCCCCGCCTGGTCGCCCGTTCCGCTCCTGCCGCCGTCGGCAACCTCGCCCTCAAGCCCCAGCCCAAGCGCCGCTAAGCGGCCGCCTTCAACATCGGGAGAAGCCGGACCCGCGTCCGGCGTCTTTTTGCCTTCCTCAGGACTGCTGGCTCGCCTTGCGCATCTCCGCCAGCATCGTCTCTTCACCCGGGGCGCTCGCGCTCAGGAGCGCCGCCAGGTCCCTCTTCGTCCGCACCAGCGCCTCGAAGGCCTCGAGCGGCCGCGACCCTCTCATGAATGCCATGTCGTGCTGCG harbors:
- a CDS encoding carbon storage regulator — encoded protein: MLILTRKIDQSIIIQGNITVMVLGVERDRVKLGIAAPDDVTVLREELVDAENAPQPLRPRLVARSAPAAVGNLALKPQPKRR